The following proteins are co-located in the Ammospiza caudacuta isolate bAmmCau1 chromosome 20, bAmmCau1.pri, whole genome shotgun sequence genome:
- the TRAF4 gene encoding TNF receptor-associated factor 4: MPGYDYKLLERPRRRVLCPLCGKPMREPVRVSTCGHRFCDTCLQEFLSEGVFKCPEDQLPLDYAKIYPDPELEAQVLSLAIRCIHSEEGCRWSGLIKHLQAHLATCGFNVIPCPNRCSAKLSRRDLPEHVQHGCPKRRVKCEFCASDFTGEAFEGHQGTCPQESVYCENKCGARMMRRLLSQHALAECPKRTQPCTYCSKEFVFDTIQNHQYQCPRYPVPCPNQCGTPSIAREDVPTHLKESCNTAMLLCPFKEAGCKHRCPKLAMGRHLEESTKTHLGMVCALVSRQRQEILELRRDVEELSVSSDGILIWKIADYARKLQEAKARSNYEFFSPPFYTHKYGYKLQVSAFLNGNGSGESSHLSVYIRVLPGEYDNLLEWPFSYRVTFSLLDQSDPSLSKPQHITETFHPDPNWKNFQKPGASRSSLDESTLGFGYPKFISHEDIRKRNYVRDNAIFIKASVEIPQKILA; the protein is encoded by the exons ATGCCGGGCTACGACTACAAGCTGCTGGAGCGGCCGCGGCGCCGGGTGCTGTGCCCGCTCTGCGGGAAGCCCATGCGGGAGCCCGTGCGCGTCTCCACCTGCGGCCACCGCTTCTGCGACACCTGCCTGCAGGAGTTCCTCAG CGAAGGCGTCTTCAAGTGTCCGGAGGATCAGCTGCCCCTGGACTACGCCAAg atCTACCCCGACCCCGAGCTGGAGGCGCAGGTGCTGAGCCTGGCCATCCGCTGCATCCACAGCGAGGAGGGCTGCCGCTGGAGCGGGCTCATCAAGCACCTCCAG gccCATCTTGCCACCTGTGGCTTCAACGTGATCCCGTGCCCCAACCGGTGCAGCGCCAAGCTGAGCCGCCGGGACCTCCCCGAGCACGTCCAGCACGGCTGCCCCAAGCGCAGGGTCAAGTGCGAGTTCTGCGCCAGCGACTTCACTGGGGAGGCCTTCGAG ggccaccagggcacgTGTCCCCAGGAGAGTGTGTACTGTGAGAACAAGTGTGGGGCCCGCATGATGCGGCGCCTGCTGTCCCAGCACGCCCTGGCCGAGTGCCCCAAGcgcacccagccctgcacctACTGCTCCAAGGAGTTCGTCTTTGACACCATCCAG AACCACCAGTACCAGTGTCCCCGGTACCCCGTGCCGTGCCCCAACCAGTGTGGGACACCCAGCATTGCCCGGGAGGACGTGCCCACCCACCTCAAGGAGAGCTGCAACACTGccatgctgctgtgcccctTCAAGGAAGCTGGCTGCAAGCACAGG tgccccaAGCTGGCCATGGGCCGGCACCTGGAGGAGAGCACCAAGACCCACCTGGGCATGGTGTGTGCCCTGGTGAGCCGGCAGCGGCAGGAGATCCTGGAGCTGCGCCGGGACGTGGAGGAGCTGTCGGTGAGCAGCGACGGGATCCTCATCTGGAAAATCGCCGACTACGCCCGCAAGCTGCAGGAGGCCAAGGCCCGCAGCAACTACGAGTTCTTCAGCCCCCCGTTCTACACCCACAAGTACGGCTACAAGCTCCAGGTGTCGGCGTTCCTCAACGGCAACGGCAGCGGCGAGAGCAGCCACCTGTCCGTGTACATCCGCGTGCTGCCGGGCGAGTACGACAACCTGCTTGAGTGGCCCTTCTCCTACCGCGTCACCTTCTCCCTGCTGGACCAGAGCGACCCCTCGCTCTCCAAGCCCCAGCACATCACCGAGACCTTCCACCCCGACCCCAACTGGAAGAACTTCCAGAAGCCGGGGGCCTCGCGCAGCTCCCTGGACGAGAGCACCCTGGGCTTCGGCTACCCCAAGTTCATCTCGCACGAGGACATCAGGAAACGGAACTACGTGCGCGACAACGCCATCTTCATCAAAGCCTCCGTGGAGATCCCCCAGAAGATCCTGGCCTGA